A portion of the Leifsonia sp. EB41 genome contains these proteins:
- a CDS encoding type IV toxin-antitoxin system AbiEi family antitoxin domain-containing protein, giving the protein MSWQRVLRERGGAVTRQELRKAGVGDRVLTAAVEEGRLIRPRRGVYALPGLPAEGRAALAGGGRLSCVSAARSYGLWGGQDGRLHLRVHPHAGRTADDAVRHWEAHDDDADLWRVSLADCLRSVVDCADEETAVAVLDTALAARLVTMLGLRGMFAQSPAAARAVAACARPGSDSGVESILRQRLTARGHVVEQQVAVPGVGRVDARVDGVLYVEIDGFAFHRNREAFERDRTRDTALALLGRGGCDSLRGMCSPTRMWSFP; this is encoded by the coding sequence ATGAGTTGGCAGAGGGTGCTCCGTGAACGGGGCGGAGCGGTGACACGGCAGGAGCTGCGGAAGGCAGGAGTCGGCGATCGGGTGCTGACGGCGGCGGTGGAGGAAGGACGTCTGATCCGGCCGCGCCGCGGTGTCTACGCGCTTCCGGGGCTGCCCGCCGAGGGTCGAGCGGCCCTGGCGGGAGGTGGGAGGTTGTCGTGCGTGTCCGCCGCGCGGAGCTACGGACTGTGGGGAGGCCAGGACGGGCGGCTCCATCTCCGCGTGCACCCGCATGCCGGTCGCACGGCCGACGACGCGGTGCGTCATTGGGAGGCGCACGACGACGACGCCGACCTGTGGCGGGTGTCGCTGGCGGACTGTCTGCGCTCGGTGGTCGACTGCGCGGACGAGGAGACCGCCGTCGCCGTCCTCGACACCGCGCTCGCGGCGCGCCTGGTGACCATGCTCGGGCTGCGGGGCATGTTCGCGCAGAGCCCCGCGGCTGCCCGCGCGGTGGCGGCGTGTGCGCGCCCGGGCTCGGACTCCGGCGTGGAGTCCATCCTCCGCCAGCGGCTGACCGCGCGCGGGCACGTCGTCGAACAGCAGGTCGCCGTCCCGGGCGTGGGGCGCGTGGACGCTCGCGTTGACGGTGTGCTGTACGTCGAGATCGACGGCTTCGCGTTCCACCGCAACAGGGAGGCGTTCGAGCGGGACCGGACGCGCGACACCGCACTCGCGCTCCTCGGGCGCGGCGGCTGCGATTCCCTGCGCGGGATGTGCTCGCCGACGCGGATGTGGTCGTTTCCATGA